The following coding sequences are from one Halorubrum sp. BOL3-1 window:
- the trpC gene encoding indole-3-glycerol phosphate synthase: MDDPDELAPAVRSILSAARDRADPGPGRGETVSVAPRDLAAAFERAEADGRVPVIAEVKPTSPTTEGSREDDPVALAEGMVAGGAAALSVLTEPDHFGGSVDTLERVRDAVDVPVLRKDFVVDEGQLDAVDSDVVLLIARFVGDDLSDLLAAARDRGFRVLVEVHDRDELVAALDAGATTVGVNNRDLAALDVDLGTVESVAPRVPDDVTLIAESGIGSPADVRRMRAAGADALLVGSAIMDGDVEANTREFVRAEADGGEADASGESDASGGSTPRDTTETPT, from the coding sequence ATGGACGATCCAGACGAGCTGGCGCCGGCGGTCAGGTCGATCCTGTCGGCCGCTCGCGACCGCGCGGATCCGGGACCGGGAAGGGGAGAGACCGTCTCGGTCGCGCCCCGAGACCTCGCCGCCGCGTTCGAGCGGGCCGAGGCCGACGGGCGCGTCCCGGTGATAGCCGAAGTGAAGCCGACGAGTCCGACGACCGAGGGGTCCCGCGAGGACGATCCGGTCGCGCTCGCGGAGGGGATGGTCGCCGGCGGGGCGGCCGCCCTGAGCGTGCTCACCGAGCCGGACCACTTCGGCGGGAGCGTCGACACCCTCGAACGCGTGCGCGACGCCGTCGACGTGCCGGTCCTCCGGAAGGACTTCGTCGTCGACGAGGGGCAGTTGGACGCCGTCGATAGCGACGTCGTCCTGCTCATCGCCCGGTTCGTCGGCGACGACCTCTCGGACCTGCTTGCGGCCGCGCGCGACCGCGGCTTCCGGGTCCTCGTCGAGGTCCACGACCGCGACGAACTGGTGGCCGCGCTCGACGCGGGCGCGACGACGGTCGGCGTGAACAACCGCGACCTCGCGGCGCTCGACGTCGACCTCGGAACCGTCGAGTCCGTGGCGCCCCGCGTTCCCGACGACGTGACGCTGATCGCGGAGAGCGGTATCGGCTCGCCGGCCGACGTCCGCCGGATGCGCGCTGCGGGCGCCGACGCCCTCCTCGTCGGCAGCGCGATCATGGACGGCGACGTCGAGGCGAACACGCGCGAGTTTGTGCGAGCGGAGGCGGACGGCGGCGAGGCCGACGCGAGTGGAGAGAGCGACGCGAGCGGCGGGAGCACTCCCCGAGACACGACGGAGACACCTACATGA
- a CDS encoding 2-amino-3,7-dideoxy-D-threo-hept-6-ulosonate synthase, producing MTAGLSARLDRISTNDRYLIVPMDHGITMGAVEGLVDIESTIDGVTSGGADAVLTQRGVAPRVHENRNGAGYIVHLNGSTTIGPDESDKRVTGTAEDAVRAGADAVSFHINVGSEYEPDQIEELAELTADAERLGLPVLAMAYARGSGVDSTDPESLGHAVRLAEELGADVVKTGYSGDGDSFSRVTESTRLPVVIAGGSKGTDRETVEMVRGAMDGDAAGVSMGRSIFQHEDPEGIARAVSAIVHDDAAVEEALRAGGFVEA from the coding sequence ATGACAGCAGGACTCTCGGCACGACTCGACCGCATCTCCACGAACGACCGATACCTCATCGTCCCGATGGACCACGGGATCACGATGGGCGCCGTCGAGGGGCTCGTCGACATCGAGTCGACGATCGACGGCGTCACGAGCGGCGGCGCGGACGCGGTGCTCACCCAGCGCGGGGTCGCCCCGCGCGTCCACGAGAACAGGAACGGAGCGGGCTACATCGTCCACCTCAACGGGTCGACGACGATCGGTCCCGACGAGAGCGACAAGCGCGTCACCGGCACCGCCGAGGACGCGGTCCGGGCCGGCGCCGACGCCGTCTCCTTCCACATCAACGTCGGCTCGGAGTACGAGCCGGACCAGATCGAGGAGCTGGCGGAGCTGACCGCGGACGCCGAGCGGCTCGGCCTGCCCGTGCTCGCGATGGCGTACGCTCGCGGCTCGGGCGTCGACAGTACGGACCCCGAGTCGCTCGGGCACGCCGTTCGGCTCGCGGAGGAGCTCGGTGCCGACGTGGTGAAGACGGGCTACTCCGGCGACGGCGACTCCTTTTCGCGCGTGACGGAGTCGACCCGCCTACCGGTCGTCATCGCCGGCGGCTCGAAGGGGACCGACCGCGAGACGGTCGAGATGGTCCGCGGCGCGATGGACGGCGACGCCGCCGGCGTGTCGATGGGTCGGTCGATCTTCCAGCACGAAGACCCCGAGGGGATCGCCCGCGCCGTCTCCGCGATCGTTCACGACGACGCGGCGGTCGAGGAGGCGCTGCGGGCGGGCGGGTTCGTCGAGGCCTGA
- the trpB gene encoding tryptophan synthase subunit beta gives MSETDTRTTEETARRPGRERGREDGKFGRYGGQYVPEALMPAISELTDAYERYVLDNEDGFVDEFRERLADFGGRPTPLQRADRLSERYDRDVYLKREDLLHGGAHKLNNALGQVLLAKYMGKERIIAETGAGQHGTATAMAAAHLDMPCTVYMGERDINRQRPNVFRMKLNGSEVKPVTTGRGTLKEAISETMRDWAETVEDTHYVIGSIVGPHPFPVMVRDFQAIISEEAREQAIEKTGGLPTDVVACAGGGSNTMGTFAEFVDDESVALRAVEAGGSTLEVDEEAGVAPNSASLYAGDEGVLHGARTKLLQDSDGQIMESHSISSGLDYAGVGPELAYLVDEGRVEPVAVDDDAALEGFHRLSSTEGIIPALETAHAFGFLEEHHEELGERVVVNVSGRGDKDLDAAIEETDKRDVDGAPDMSMFTGGI, from the coding sequence ATGAGCGAGACCGACACGCGGACGACGGAGGAGACGGCGCGACGCCCCGGCCGCGAGCGCGGCCGCGAGGACGGGAAGTTCGGCCGCTACGGTGGCCAGTACGTCCCGGAGGCGCTGATGCCGGCGATATCGGAGCTGACGGACGCCTACGAGCGCTACGTCCTCGATAACGAGGACGGGTTCGTGGACGAGTTCCGCGAGCGGCTCGCGGACTTCGGCGGGCGACCGACCCCGCTCCAGCGCGCCGACCGGCTCTCGGAGCGCTACGACCGCGACGTCTACCTCAAGCGCGAGGACCTCCTCCACGGCGGCGCCCACAAGCTGAACAACGCCCTCGGCCAGGTGCTGTTGGCGAAGTACATGGGGAAAGAGCGAATCATCGCGGAGACGGGTGCCGGGCAACACGGGACCGCGACCGCGATGGCGGCCGCGCACCTCGACATGCCCTGTACGGTCTACATGGGCGAGCGCGACATCAACCGCCAGCGCCCCAACGTCTTCCGGATGAAGCTCAACGGGAGCGAGGTGAAGCCGGTCACGACGGGCCGCGGGACGCTGAAGGAGGCTATCTCCGAGACGATGCGCGACTGGGCCGAGACCGTCGAGGACACCCACTACGTGATCGGTTCCATCGTCGGCCCGCACCCGTTCCCGGTGATGGTCCGCGACTTCCAAGCGATCATATCGGAGGAGGCGCGCGAGCAGGCGATAGAGAAGACGGGCGGTCTCCCGACCGACGTGGTCGCCTGCGCGGGCGGCGGGTCGAACACGATGGGCACGTTCGCGGAGTTCGTCGACGACGAGTCGGTCGCGCTCCGCGCGGTCGAGGCCGGCGGCTCGACGCTGGAGGTCGACGAGGAGGCGGGCGTCGCCCCGAACTCCGCGTCGCTGTACGCCGGCGACGAGGGCGTCCTCCACGGTGCGCGCACGAAGCTCCTCCAGGACTCCGACGGCCAGATCATGGAGAGCCACTCGATCTCTTCCGGGCTCGACTACGCCGGCGTCGGTCCCGAGCTGGCGTACCTCGTCGACGAGGGGCGCGTCGAGCCGGTCGCGGTCGACGACGACGCCGCCCTGGAGGGGTTCCACCGGCTCTCCTCGACCGAGGGGATCATCCCGGCCCTGGAGACGGCGCACGCCTTCGGCTTCCTGGAGGAACACCACGAGGAGCTGGGTGAGCGCGTGGTCGTGAACGTCTCCGGGCGCGGCGACAAGGACCTCGACGCCGCCATCGAGGAGACGGACAAGCGCGACGTCGACGGCGCGCCCGACATGTCGATGTTCACGGGGGGGATCTGA
- the cmk gene encoding (d)CMP kinase, whose protein sequence is MSGSSPDPDRRIDRNLFVTVSGPPGCGATTLVEGVADALDCGYVSGGELFRDIAAERGMSLSQLIAETGESKEIDRALDRRLRRIAEKWGTANKAFVLESRLAGWIAGNRADIRIWLDAPEEVRADRTADREEMTSEMQVREVIEEQRYKSYYGIDLSDRSIYDLVINTGRWDAAATLDVALTGIEGYDLDADEGAFDTPDFDI, encoded by the coding sequence ATGAGCGGCAGCTCGCCGGACCCCGACCGACGGATCGACCGGAACCTGTTCGTCACCGTCTCCGGCCCGCCGGGCTGTGGCGCCACGACGCTCGTCGAGGGGGTCGCGGATGCCCTCGACTGCGGCTACGTCTCGGGCGGCGAGCTGTTCCGCGACATCGCCGCCGAGCGCGGTATGAGCCTCTCACAGCTCATCGCCGAAACCGGCGAGTCCAAGGAGATCGACCGCGCGCTCGACCGGCGGCTCCGCCGGATCGCGGAGAAGTGGGGGACCGCGAACAAGGCGTTCGTCCTCGAATCGCGGCTCGCGGGCTGGATCGCCGGCAACCGCGCCGACATCCGAATCTGGCTCGACGCCCCCGAGGAGGTCCGCGCGGACCGCACCGCGGACCGCGAGGAGATGACCTCCGAGATGCAGGTCCGGGAGGTCATCGAAGAGCAGCGTTACAAGTCCTACTACGGGATCGACCTCTCCGACCGGTCCATCTACGACCTGGTCATTAACACGGGCCGCTGGGACGCCGCGGCGACGCTCGACGTCGCGCTCACGGGTATCGAGGGGTACGACCTCGACGCCGACGAGGGGGCGTTCGATACGCCCGACTTCGATATCTGA
- the trpA gene encoding tryptophan synthase subunit alpha — translation MADADNSEAIAAAFADGPAFVPYLVAGDPDESASTAYVEALDRGGADVIELGLPFSEPIAEGSTIQEALVRSLDAGMTPDRFFAFAEGLDVDAALVCMTYYNLVYQYGSGEARSASNASGDAASTGPRPFVERAAAAGIEGLVVPDLPAEEADPLREACDEFGLDLVFIVAPTTRGDRLDRIMANVSGYVYVQARLGTTGARDDVSDQTTASLGRLREYDVPKAVGFGISTGDHAERIVAGGADGVIVGSALVDVVAEGASEDLPTAEVADRLEALARELKEGAERGYRSRTETVESA, via the coding sequence GTGGCGGACGCCGACAACTCCGAGGCCATCGCGGCCGCCTTCGCTGACGGGCCGGCCTTCGTCCCGTACCTCGTCGCGGGCGATCCGGACGAGTCGGCCTCGACGGCGTACGTCGAGGCGCTCGACCGCGGCGGCGCCGACGTGATCGAACTCGGTCTCCCCTTCTCGGAGCCGATCGCGGAGGGGTCGACGATCCAGGAGGCCCTCGTCCGCTCGCTCGACGCGGGGATGACGCCGGACCGATTCTTCGCGTTCGCGGAGGGCCTCGACGTCGACGCCGCGCTCGTCTGTATGACGTACTACAACCTGGTCTACCAATACGGGTCGGGCGAGGCGCGAAGCGCCTCGAACGCGAGCGGCGACGCTGCGAGCACGGGACCCCGCCCCTTCGTCGAACGCGCCGCCGCGGCCGGCATCGAGGGGCTCGTCGTCCCCGACCTCCCGGCCGAGGAGGCCGATCCGCTGCGGGAGGCGTGCGACGAGTTCGGACTGGATCTGGTCTTCATCGTCGCCCCCACCACGCGCGGCGACCGCCTCGACCGCATCATGGCCAACGTCTCCGGCTACGTGTACGTTCAGGCCCGCCTGGGAACCACGGGCGCCCGGGACGACGTGTCCGACCAGACGACGGCGAGCCTCGGCCGGCTCCGCGAGTACGACGTGCCGAAGGCGGTCGGGTTCGGCATCTCGACGGGCGACCACGCCGAGCGAATCGTCGCGGGCGGCGCCGACGGGGTCATCGTCGGTTCCGCGCTCGTCGACGTGGTCGCGGAGGGCGCCTCGGAGGACCTGCCGACCGCCGAGGTCGCGGACCGACTGGAAGCGCTCGCGCGCGAACTGAAGGAGGGCGCCGAGCGCGGCTACCGGTCGCGGACCGAGACCGTCGAGTCCGCCTGA
- a CDS encoding MGMT family protein, which produces MTVSGTSGVFAREFDEIGRTVEVGFAGGRVISVSFPAEPPADAEGDHDLLDRIGAYLGGERDEFPAVALGLTVPTDQRAVLESLRSVPYGEEVSVSRLARLGGFDPDDADDVETVRGALADNPIPLLLPDHRVGGGPHATPGDVRSALRRAEGI; this is translated from the coding sequence ATGACCGTGTCGGGTACGTCCGGCGTTTTCGCCCGGGAGTTCGACGAGATCGGCCGTACCGTCGAGGTCGGCTTCGCCGGCGGTCGCGTCATCTCGGTGTCGTTCCCGGCGGAACCGCCGGCGGACGCCGAGGGCGATCACGACCTGTTGGACCGGATCGGCGCGTACCTCGGCGGCGAGCGCGACGAGTTCCCCGCGGTCGCGCTCGGACTGACGGTGCCGACCGACCAGCGAGCGGTGTTGGAGTCGCTCCGGAGCGTGCCGTACGGCGAGGAGGTGTCGGTGAGTCGGCTCGCGCGGCTCGGCGGGTTCGACCCCGACGACGCCGACGACGTCGAGACGGTGCGGGGCGCGCTCGCGGACAACCCGATCCCCCTCCTGTTGCCGGACCACCGGGTGGGTGGCGGGCCGCACGCGACGCCGGGCGACGTTCGGAGCGCGCTCCGGCGCGCCGAAGGAATCTGA
- a CDS encoding 3-dehydroquinate synthase II gives MTRTVWVKADGDVGDWEARKRRVTTAIEAGADWVLVDEGDVARVRELGDVNVAAFRSDADVIDDAESDAEADAYFVGKGGEGDGTISMPEDLSGSADLTTLRRRDDRAQGAYVRVLGTEYEAFAETAADDAEFTVVVGEDWSIIPLENLIARVGGETHLVAGATTAAEARTAFETLEIGADGVLLDSDDPDEIRGAVEARDAADRETLDLRHAEVTEIEQTGMADRVCIDTGSLMDDTEGMLVGSMSRGLFFVHAETAESPYVASRPFRVNAGAVHAYVRNAEGGTNYLVELSSGDEVQVVDTDGHTREAVVGRVKIEKRPMFRIQAEVETEEGTDRVETLIQNAETVKVATADGKKAVTDLEEGDEALLYYEDVARHFGEAVEESIIEK, from the coding sequence ATGACACGCACGGTCTGGGTGAAGGCCGACGGCGACGTCGGTGACTGGGAGGCGCGCAAGCGACGGGTCACGACCGCCATCGAGGCCGGGGCGGACTGGGTGCTCGTCGACGAGGGCGACGTGGCTCGCGTCCGGGAGCTGGGCGACGTGAACGTCGCGGCGTTCCGGTCCGACGCCGACGTGATCGACGACGCCGAGAGCGACGCCGAGGCGGACGCCTACTTCGTCGGGAAAGGCGGCGAGGGAGACGGGACTATCTCGATGCCCGAGGACCTCTCCGGGTCGGCGGACCTGACCACGCTCCGTCGGCGCGACGATCGCGCGCAGGGCGCGTACGTCCGCGTCCTCGGGACCGAGTACGAGGCGTTCGCGGAGACCGCGGCCGACGACGCCGAGTTCACCGTGGTCGTCGGTGAGGACTGGTCTATCATTCCCCTCGAAAACCTCATCGCGCGGGTCGGGGGAGAGACCCACCTCGTCGCGGGCGCGACGACGGCCGCGGAGGCCCGGACCGCCTTCGAGACGCTGGAGATCGGCGCCGACGGGGTCCTCCTCGATTCCGACGACCCCGACGAGATCCGCGGGGCGGTCGAGGCGCGCGACGCCGCCGACCGCGAGACGCTCGACCTGCGACACGCCGAGGTGACCGAGATCGAACAGACCGGCATGGCCGACCGGGTCTGTATCGACACCGGCTCGCTGATGGACGACACCGAGGGGATGCTCGTGGGGTCGATGTCGCGCGGGCTGTTCTTCGTTCACGCGGAGACCGCGGAGTCGCCGTACGTCGCCTCGCGCCCGTTCCGCGTGAACGCCGGCGCGGTCCACGCGTACGTCCGCAACGCCGAGGGCGGCACTAACTACCTCGTGGAGCTGTCGAGCGGCGACGAGGTCCAGGTCGTCGACACCGACGGTCACACCCGAGAGGCGGTCGTCGGCCGCGTGAAGATCGAGAAACGCCCGATGTTCCGGATCCAGGCGGAAGTCGAGACGGAAGAGGGGACCGACCGCGTGGAGACGCTGATCCAGAACGCCGAGACGGTGAAGGTGGCGACCGCGGACGGCAAGAAGGCGGTCACCGATCTAGAGGAGGGCGACGAGGCGCTCCTCTACTACGAAGACGTGGCGCGGCACTTCGGCGAGGCGGTCGAAGAGAGCATCATCGAGAAGTGA
- a CDS encoding FAD-dependent oxidoreductase has protein sequence MSKSDVPQRARTVIIGAGIVGNSLAYHLVDQGRDDIVLVDKGPFPDPGGSTGHASNFVFPIENNKEMALTTQEAMRQYKSEDLYTTSGGIEVARTEERLDEFERQLDSASAWGNDAEIISPAEVKSKVPYINEELVTGGFWEPNAGVVDPLRFGEIKRKDAESTGALRSFANTEVTDIETEGGEVRAVATDRGRIACEEVVVAAGLWSPKFARMAGTEIPLTPAVHQLVSAGPIDELEETGEEVGYPIVRDVDTQMYERPSGNDMEVGSYEHRPILWDVDDIPSNEEAALSPTQPPLTEEAFAPSMEHALEIMPEVLEDAEVRHSIDGLLSVTPDGMPVIGPLRDVDGLWSCAAIWIKEAPAFAKYTAQWMTRGYPDVDLHQSDVNRFDGYGTSKRFVENRANEGFQKIYDVVHPAEQWQSSRPLRQSGFHDRQADLGAEFFESAGWERPQWFESNADLVEEYADEIEPLSRPYEWDSRWWSEIILGEHLHMRENVGMIGDMGFGIFDLVGDDAEAFAEKVAVGRMDVPVGKSVYTPILDPSGGFRSDLTMVRLAEDAYRVITGGGEVGPNKRWFRDHMDDLDVRLIDKTSALGTLGVWGPNARELVDSIAEEAVSDEAFPAYTAREVTIGEVDAWAFRVSYVGELGWELYAPMERTGRLWDIVYEAGQEHDVRPVGMGVYGTTGRLEKGYRLYGHELELEYDPAEAGLTFHGVKDADFVGKEAYAEAIETEDAATLCTLSVTDHECSDDVRRFPLGNQPILSQDGDVLVDKEGRRSYVTSAGSAPSLGKHLLMAYLPREHAEEGRDLRVSYMGDTYPVTVERVGSKPLFDPENERLFG, from the coding sequence ATGAGCAAATCTGACGTGCCACAAAGAGCGCGTACCGTGATTATCGGTGCCGGTATCGTTGGAAACAGCCTGGCGTATCATCTCGTCGATCAGGGGCGGGACGATATCGTGCTCGTCGACAAGGGACCGTTCCCGGATCCCGGCGGCTCGACTGGACACGCGTCGAACTTCGTGTTCCCGATCGAGAACAACAAGGAAATGGCGCTGACGACCCAGGAGGCGATGCGCCAGTACAAATCTGAGGACCTCTACACCACGAGCGGCGGGATCGAGGTCGCTCGAACCGAGGAACGCCTCGACGAGTTCGAACGGCAGCTCGATTCGGCGTCCGCGTGGGGCAACGACGCGGAGATCATCTCGCCGGCCGAGGTCAAATCGAAGGTCCCGTACATCAACGAGGAGTTGGTGACCGGTGGGTTCTGGGAGCCGAACGCCGGCGTCGTCGATCCCCTCCGATTCGGCGAGATCAAGCGCAAGGACGCCGAGTCGACCGGCGCGCTCCGGAGCTTCGCGAACACTGAGGTGACCGATATCGAGACCGAAGGCGGCGAGGTCCGGGCCGTCGCGACCGATCGCGGGCGGATCGCCTGCGAGGAGGTCGTCGTCGCCGCGGGGCTCTGGAGCCCGAAGTTCGCTCGCATGGCGGGCACCGAGATCCCGCTCACGCCCGCCGTTCACCAGCTCGTAAGTGCCGGACCGATCGACGAGTTGGAGGAGACCGGCGAGGAGGTCGGCTACCCGATCGTTCGAGATGTCGACACACAGATGTACGAACGACCGAGCGGCAACGACATGGAGGTCGGCTCCTACGAGCACCGGCCGATCCTCTGGGACGTCGACGATATCCCGTCGAACGAGGAGGCCGCGCTGTCGCCCACCCAGCCGCCGCTGACCGAGGAGGCGTTCGCCCCGTCGATGGAACACGCCCTCGAGATCATGCCGGAGGTGCTCGAAGACGCGGAGGTCCGTCACTCGATCGACGGGCTGTTGTCGGTGACGCCGGACGGGATGCCCGTGATCGGGCCGCTTCGTGACGTCGACGGGCTGTGGTCGTGCGCGGCGATCTGGATCAAAGAGGCCCCGGCGTTCGCGAAGTACACCGCCCAATGGATGACCCGCGGCTACCCGGACGTCGACCTGCATCAGTCGGACGTGAACCGGTTCGACGGCTACGGGACCTCGAAGCGGTTCGTGGAGAACCGCGCGAACGAGGGGTTCCAGAAGATATACGACGTCGTTCATCCCGCCGAGCAGTGGCAGTCTTCCCGTCCGCTCAGACAGAGCGGCTTCCACGACCGCCAGGCAGACCTCGGCGCGGAGTTCTTCGAATCCGCCGGCTGGGAGCGCCCACAGTGGTTCGAATCCAACGCGGACCTCGTCGAAGAGTACGCGGACGAGATCGAACCGCTCAGCCGTCCCTACGAGTGGGACAGCCGCTGGTGGTCCGAGATAATACTCGGCGAGCACCTACACATGCGCGAGAACGTCGGGATGATCGGAGACATGGGCTTCGGAATCTTCGACCTCGTCGGCGACGACGCGGAGGCGTTCGCCGAGAAGGTGGCGGTCGGCCGAATGGACGTGCCAGTCGGCAAGTCCGTCTACACGCCGATCCTCGACCCCAGCGGCGGGTTCCGGTCAGACCTCACGATGGTCCGGCTCGCCGAGGACGCCTACCGGGTCATCACCGGCGGCGGCGAGGTCGGTCCGAACAAACGGTGGTTCAGAGACCATATGGACGATCTCGACGTTCGGCTGATCGACAAGACGTCGGCGCTCGGGACGCTCGGCGTATGGGGGCCGAACGCCCGCGAGCTGGTCGACTCGATCGCCGAAGAGGCCGTATCCGACGAGGCGTTCCCCGCCTACACCGCCCGAGAGGTGACGATCGGCGAGGTCGACGCGTGGGCGTTCCGAGTCTCCTACGTCGGCGAACTCGGTTGGGAGCTGTACGCCCCGATGGAACGGACCGGCCGCCTCTGGGACATCGTCTACGAGGCCGGCCAGGAGCACGACGTGCGTCCGGTCGGGATGGGCGTCTACGGCACGACCGGCCGGCTGGAGAAGGGCTACCGGCTGTACGGTCACGAGCTCGAACTCGAATACGATCCGGCCGAAGCAGGGCTCACGTTCCACGGTGTGAAGGACGCGGACTTCGTCGGCAAGGAGGCGTACGCCGAGGCGATCGAGACGGAGGACGCCGCGACGCTGTGTACCCTCTCGGTAACCGACCACGAGTGCTCGGACGACGTTCGGCGGTTCCCGCTGGGTAACCAGCCGATTCTCTCGCAGGACGGCGACGTCCTCGTCGACAAGGAGGGCCGACGTTCGTACGTCACGAGCGCGGGCAGTGCCCCCTCACTCGGCAAACACCTGCTGATGGCGTACCTCCCGCGAGAGCACGCCGAGGAGGGGCGAGATCTGCGGGTGTCGTACATGGGCGACACCTATCCGGTCACCGTCGAACGCGTCGGTAGCAAGCCGCTCTTCGACCCGGAGAACGAGCGGCTCTTCGGCTGA